In the genome of Eschrichtius robustus isolate mEscRob2 chromosome 12, mEscRob2.pri, whole genome shotgun sequence, one region contains:
- the LOC137774230 gene encoding beta-defensin 110-like yields the protein MKIHLFFFILLFWVTILPARKRYPHYGSLDLRRECRRGNGRCKPECHNTEVRIAYCIRPGTHCCLQK from the exons ATGAAGAttcatctctttttctttattctactcttttGGGTCACAATTTTACCAG CCAGAAAAAGATATCCTCACTACGGTAGCTTGGATTTGAGGAGAGAGTGCAGAAGGGGTAATGGTCGATGTAAACCTGAGTGCCATAACACTGAAGTTAGGATTGCTTACTGCATAAGACCTGGAACTCATTGCTGCTTGCAGAAGTAA